AATATGTCAATGTGACAAAGAATCTGAAGTAAAAATAATAACTAGAAAACCAATACTTCCTAGTGATGAAGAAATAGAAGTAAATCCACGTTCAAGAAGTGCTAAATTGAGAGTAGCGGAAAAAATATAATTTATATAAATTGAGAGTAAGGTCTAGCTATGTAATAAGATAATAAGCTTCTTAATCATAGTTAAAATCTATTATAGTTTTTGTTAGAATAGAAAACAACTATAGTGCAATCGACAATATAGAAAAATATTTTCTGTTATAATATAACTAAAATAGATATTAGGAGTGAAGAAAAATAGAAAATAAGCATAAAAAATTATTGATAAAAATTTGTATTATATTGGGGGTACTTGCTATTTACCTGTTTATACCTCCTGTTAAAAAAATGGTAAATCAGATGATATTTTATCTGAGTATGTTAAATTTAGATGCAATTAAGGAGTACATACTATCATTTGGAGTTTGGGCACCAATAATATCATTTGCACTTATGATATTACAATCAATAGCTGCACCTCTTCCTGCATTTTTAATTACTTTTGCAAATGCAGCCTTATTTGGATGGGTAAATGGTGCTATACTGTCATGGGTAAGTGCAATGGCAGGTGCTGCAATCTGTTTTGTAATTGGAAGGTTTTTAGGTAGAGATGTAGTTGTAAAACTTACAAGTAAATTTGCACTGGAAAGTATAGATGGTTTTTTTGATAAATATGGAAAACATACAATTTTAATTGCAAGATTGCTTCCTTTTATATCTTTTGACCTTGTGAGTTATGCAGCAGGTCTAACATCTATGAATTTTATATCTTTCTTTATAGCTACTGGGGTAGGACAATTACCAGCAACGATTGTATATTCTTATGTTGGTGGTATGTTGACAGGTGGAGCTAAAGTCATGATGACAGGACTCTTAATATTATTTGCTTTAAGTGTATTGATTTATATGTTAAAGAAAATATATAGTGATAAAAATAAATAAAAATTAGTGTATAGTCTATAGGTTCAATATTCAAGTATTAGTGAATCTATAGATTTTTTGTTGTGTATAGAAAAAATTACAAATAGATTGTGTAATAGTGTATTAATTTAGCGATGAAATTTTAAAGGAAGAGATATGATTAATAACAAATATAGTATAGAGGAAAATCTAAAAATCTATATTATCGGGGTGATAATTTGAAAAAAAATTATAAAATACATAATCTAAATGAATATAAAAATAAAAAAAAGAATAATTATAAAAAGAGAATTAATAAAAAAATAGGGGCTAAATGTATTTTATTGATTACAGGTTTTGCAGTAATAATATTGAATCTATGTGGTTATTCAAAAATTTCAGAAATGAAATATGATATTTATTATTTACAAAAAGATTTAAGAAAAAAAGAGATAGTACTAGAGGAACTAAAGGCAAAAGAAACTGAAAAAACATCAATAAAAGAAATTGAGTTAAAAGCAAAGGAATTACTCAATATGGACTATCCAAAAGATGGACAAATAAAGTATATAAATGTGGATAACTAGGGGGAATAGGTTTGAGAAAAGTAAAAAGGATAAGCAAAAAAAGACTGGTACTTGTTCTTGTTTTAGCATGTGCACTGTTTTTTTGCCTTGTTATTAGGACTGGATACCTACAACTTATGAAAGGTAATTGGTTGAGTACAAAAGCATTAGAACAACAAACAAGAGATATACCTATAGAGCCTAAAAGAGGAACTATATATGATAGAAATATGAAAGAATTGGCAGTAAGTGTAACTAAATATACAGTTTGGTGTAAACCTGTAGAAGTTGAAGATAAAAAAGAAGCAGCTGAAAAAGTTGCTGAAATTTTAGACGAAGACTATAAAGATATTTATGCTCTAATAAGTAAAAAAAATATGGCTCTTGTAAAGGTTAAAAGATGGATAGATGATGATAAGGCAAGTCAAATAAGAGATGCTAAATTAGGTGGAATATGGGTAGCAGAAGACAATCAAAGATATTATCC
This sequence is a window from Clostridioides difficile. Protein-coding genes within it:
- a CDS encoding TVP38/TMEM64 family protein, with the translated sequence MLNLDAIKEYILSFGVWAPIISFALMILQSIAAPLPAFLITFANAALFGWVNGAILSWVSAMAGAAICFVIGRFLGRDVVVKLTSKFALESIDGFFDKYGKHTILIARLLPFISFDLVSYAAGLTSMNFISFFIATGVGQLPATIVYSYVGGMLTGGAKVMMTGLLILFALSVLIYMLKKIYSDKNK